From Pan troglodytes isolate AG18354 chromosome 11, NHGRI_mPanTro3-v2.0_pri, whole genome shotgun sequence, the proteins below share one genomic window:
- the PPP1R26 gene encoding protein phosphatase 1 regulatory subunit 26 has translation MFLMNASPVVALQSKWEAFGPPGSCRFPRCFSEAEEGVESASVSARVQMLISTLQRDGAARGTSDERATQRGHRAEGCHDARPAAKPTVHKEPPALAACGLVADFDPMGEEETADFGPLVLDSDSDDSVDRDIEEAIQEYLKAKSGAAQPGAGGAQPGAAQPSRAAGGGSRCKPEPAHGSAPTALCPPKLGPGSGGGPGSQVGSSEDQGSASPVSVSSDDSFEQSIRAEIEQFLNEKRQHETQKCDGSVEKKPDTNENSAKSLLKSHQELPTKVVHRQGLLGVQKEFAFRKPPRLAKMNVQPRSLRSKVTTTQENEGSTKPATPCRPSEAAQNKGGIKRSTSAARRGKRVTSAAQAPEASDSSSDDGIEEAIQLYQLQKTRKEADGDPPQRVQLREERAPDPPAHSTSSATKSALPETHRKTPSKKKPVATKTTDPGPGGLDTDHAPKLLKETKAPPPASPASRSEFVERSSCRADTSAELMCAEAILDISKTILPAPVEGSDGSLSASPLFYSPNVPSRSDGDSSSVDSDDSIEQEIRTFLALKAQSGSLLARGESCPQAAQGPLLPPGLNSQTGGHKTPLSKTPDPLLGCKRKRRGGGHVRPSTPKKMQEVVKDGSQDADHSQGRAEPGHEGRDLPIQGKASEALGGEGTARGPGDTRMSQGQGKTDEARRLDEKESSEDKSSSLDSDEDLDTAIKDLLRSKRKLKKRCREPRAACRKKVRFSTAQTHFLEQLGGLRRDWKDRGPPVLKSCLSKSKRDSGEGPGKKPPRVFGSTAERTRQEGAGSQDAALAFRVRRPAPASASEGNPFPRESQGPAPSPGSLSDDSSSVDSDDSIELEIRKFLAEKAKESVSSSEVQAEGLTALGTGGPARPEVLCRKEPAPPPGVCTRSQRARGVPHLAEGLRGTESAGAQGTAGLFSQGGKGLPAAPARGDPVPPRSTSGGVSAKGLSVSRRNVYVHKDQSPRGTEPAAKSAFGQLPSCATAGTEAGGARGTFHMGCGSPSFLTPSPGAERDAGAQADRTPPWSDFAHQSRLPSPWVLRSEGRDAVWRGGVGSERDKGSEGPARGLPSLPLAGFSPLLSTQLFHFGKGVSWGGRQAGLFSPHLGLPLQGPSFSAFREAQAGPSPVFGSPHLLAKKDGGPWPTRKAQTGLSLHDRRSSGSEESILDLRYRRRVNRDDQEQDALGSDASDFSDTSTEDSGGSSVVKV, from the coding sequence ATGTTTCTCATGAACGCTTCTCCAGTGGTTGCTCTCCAGTCCAAATGGGAGGCCTTTGGCCCGCCAGGGAGCTGTAGGTTCCCCAGGTGCTTCTCGGAGGCTGAAGAGGGCGTGGAGAGCGCGTCGGTGAGCGCCCGGGTGCAGATGCTTATCAGCACTCTGCAGCGCGACGGGGCTGCTCGGGGCACCAGCGATGAGCGCGCCACACAGAGGGGCCACAGGGCAGAGGGATGCCACGACGCCAGGCCGGCTGCCAAGCCCACCGTGCACAAGGAGCCACCCGCGTTGGCTGCCTGTGGTCTCGTTGCTGACTTTGACCCCATGGGGGAGGAGGAAACTGCAGACTTTGGCCCGTTGGTGCTAGATTCAGACAGTGATGATTCCGTGGACAGGGACATTGAGGAGGCCATCCAGGAGTACCTGAAGGCAAAGAGTGGAGCCGCACAGCCCGGGGCCGGCGGGGCCCAGCCAGGTGCAGCCCAGCCTTCCAGGGCCGCAGGCGGAGGCAGTAGATGTAAGCCGGAACCGGCTCACGGCAGTGCCCCGACTGCCCTGTGTCCCCCAAAACTTGGACCTGGATCAGGTGGTGGCCCCGGCAGCCAGGTGGGATCCAGCGAGGACCAGGGCTCCGCCTCCCCGGTCAGTGTGAGCAGCGATGACTCCTTCGAGCAGAGCATCAGGGCGGAAATAGAACAGTTTCTGAATGAGAAGAGACAGCATGAGACCCAGAAATGTGATGGGTCAGTGGagaagaaaccagacacaaatgAAAATTCCGCCAAGTCACTCTTGAAATCCCACCAAGAGCTGCCTACAAAGGTGGTGCATCGGCAGGGCCTGCTGGGTGTCCAGAAGGAGTTCGCCTTCCGCAAACCTCCCCGGTTAGCGAAGATGAACGTGCAGCCCAGAAGCCTCAGGTCCAAGGTCACAACCACGCAGGAGAACGAGGGCAGCACGAAGCCGGCAACCCCCTGCCGCCCTTCAGAAGCAGCACAGAATAAAGGTGGGATCAAAAGGAGCACCAGCGCTGCAAGGAGGGGAAAGCGAGTCACGAGTGCGGCACAGGCGCCTGAGGCGTCCGACTCCAGCAGCGACGACGGCATCGAGGAGGCCATCCAGCTGTACCAGCTGCAGAAAACACGCAAGGAGGCCGACGGGGACCCGCCCCAGAGGGTCCAACTCCGAGAGGAGAGAGCGCCTGACCCTCCCGCACACAGCACAAGCAGTGCCACAAAAAGTGCCTTGCCCGAGACCCACAGGAAAACACCCAGCAAGAAGAAGCCAGTGGCCACCAAGACCACGGACCCTGGTCCAGGGGGCCTGGACACTGACCATGCCCccaagctcctgaaggaaaccaAAGCTCCACCTCCAGCGAGCCCTGCTTCCAGGAGTGAGTTTGTGGAACGGTCCTCGTGCCGGGCAGACACATCTGCTGAGCTGATGTGTGCAGAAGCAATCCTGGACATCTCCAAGACGATCCTGCCGGCCCCTGTGGAGGGCAGTGACGGGTCCCTGTCCGCAAGCCCACTCTTCTACTCCCCGAACGTGCCTTCCCGCTCTGACGGCGACAGTAGCTCCGTGGACAGCGATGACAGCATCGAGCAGGAAATCCGGACATTTTTGGCCCTCAAGGCGCAGTCAGGGAGTTTGCTGGCCAGAGGTGAGAGCTGCCCGCAGGCTGCCCAGGGTCCACTTTTGCCGCCTGGCCTCAACAGCCAGACCGGCGGCCACAAGACCCCTCTCTCTAAAACACCAGACCCACTGCTGGGCTGCAAAAGGAAGCGTAGAGGTGGTGGCCATGTGAGGCCATCCACGCCCAAGAAAATGCAGGAGGTGGTGAAAGACGGTAGCCAGGATGCCGACCACAGCCAGGGGAGAGCTGAGCCCGGCCATGAGGGGCGAGACCTGCCCATCCAGGGCAAAGCCAGTGAGGCCCTGGGAGGGGAGGGCACCGCCAGGGGGCCTGGCGACACTCGCATGTCACAGGGCCAGGGTAAGACAGACGAGGCAAGGCGCCTAGACGAGAAGGAGAGCTCCGAAGACAAAAGCAGCTCCCTGGACAGTGACGAGGACCTGGACACAGCCATCAAGGACTTGTTAAGGTCCAAGCGAAAGCTCAAGAAGAGGTGCAGGGAGCCCAGGGCTGCGTGCAGGAAGAAGGTCAGGTTCAGCACAGCCCAGACGCACTTCTTGGAGCAGCTGGGCGGGCTCCGGAGGGACTGGAAAGACAGGGGCCCGCCGGTGCTGAAGAGCTGCCTCTCCAAGTCCAAGAGAGACAGTGGCGAGGGTCCTGGGAAGAAACCCCCCAGGGTCTTTGGCAGCACGGCAGAGAGGACGAGGCAGGAGGGCGCCGGGAGCCAGGACGCGGCCCTGGCCTTCCGGGTGAGGAGACCCGCCCCCGCCTCTGCCTCCGAAGGGAATCCATTCCCCAGGGAGTCCCAGGGCCCAGCTCCCAGCCCCGGCTCCCTGTCTGATGACAGCAGTTCAGTGGACAGCGACGACAGCATCGAACTGGAGATTAGGAAGTTTTTGGCGGAAAAGGCCAAGGAGTCGGTGAGCAGTTCAGAAGTTCAGGCAGAGGGCCTCACCGCTCTCGGGACAGGGGGCCCAGCCAGGCCAGAGGTGCTGTGCAGGAAGGAGCCGGCCCCACCGCCTGGCGTGTGCACACGCAGCCAGAGGGCCAGGGGGGTCCCACATCTGGCCGAAGGGCTTCGAGGCACAGAGAGCGCAGGAGCACAGGGCACAGCTGGTCTGTTCAGCCAGGGCGGGAAGGGGCTCCCCGCTGCTCCTGCCCGAGGGGATCCGGTGCCGCCCAGGAGCACCAGCGGCGGTGTCTCCGCCAAGGGGCTCTCAGTGAGCAGGAGAAATGTTTACGTTCACAAAGACCAGAGCCCACGAGGGACTGAGCCTGCTGCCAAAAGTGCTTTTGGTCAGCTGCCCAGCTGTGCCACAGCGGGCACCGAGGCAGGAGGCGCCAGAGGAACCTTTCACATGGGCTGCGGGAGCCCGAGCTTCCTGACCCCCAGCCCGGGAGCTGAGAGGGACGCTGGAGCCCAGGCCGACCGCACACCGCCCTGGAGCGACTTCGCCCACCAGAGTCGGCTGCCCAGCCCGTGGGTGCTGCGCTCCGAAGGCAGAGATGCAGTGTGGAGGGGGGGCGTCGGGAGCGAGAGAGACAAGGGGTCCGAGGGCCCCGCCCGGGGCCTGCCCAGCCTGCCCCTTGCGGGCTTCTCGCCGCTGCTGTCCACCCAGCTCTTCCACTTTGGAAAGGGTGTCTCCTGGGGGGGCAGGCAGGCTGGCCTCTTCAGCCCCCACCTGGGGCTGCCTCTGCAGGGCCCGTCCTTCTCGGCCTTCAGGGAGGCCCAGGCCGGACCCAGCCCTGTCTTTGGAAGCCCACACCTGCTGGCAAAGAAGGACGGCGGCCCCTGGCCAACCAGGAAGGCACAGACAGGGCTGAGTTTGCATGACAGGAGGAGCTCGGGCTCGGAGGAAAGCATTTTAGACCTGAGGTATCGACGAAGGGTCAACAGGGATGACCAGGAGCAGGACGCCTTGGGCAGTGACGCCAGTGACTTCAGCGACACCTCCACGGAGGACAGTGGCGGCAGCTCAGTAGTGAAGGTCTAA